One window of the Cryptomeria japonica chromosome 7, Sugi_1.0, whole genome shotgun sequence genome contains the following:
- the LOC131856940 gene encoding uncharacterized protein LOC131856940, which yields MWNVVSFKNIFSEKIRVEAELDRINNLVIEKGMTNVEFHYENSLKAKVAEILLREEMFWQDKSRELWIEAGDSNSKFVHASFKAKRNKNRINQLIDDSGRMVGKAKESEDIVVKYFEKILGSTMGAKDEIVGYLLDIIDKQILEEDNASLLSPITKDEVKKATFELHPHKAPGPDGGDYGVVSEVLEIHGRGYMAGGGGISKEMQFC from the coding sequence ATGTGGAATGTGGTGTCCTTCAAGAATATTTTTTCTGAGAAAATTAGAGTGGAAGCGGAACTAGATAGGATTAACAACTTGGTGATCGAGAAGGGGATGACAAATGTAGAGTTTCACTATGAGAATTCACTTAAAGCTAAAGTGGCCGAAATTCTTCTAAGAGAAGAAATGTTTTGGCAGGACAAATCCAGAGAATTATGGATAGAAGCAGGGGATTCAAACTCCAAATTCGTTCATGCCTCTTTTAAAGCAAAAAGGAACAAAAATAGAATCAATCAATTGATAGATGATTCAGGCAGAATGGTTGGCAAAGCAAAGGAGTCGGAGGACATAGTagttaaatattttgaaaaaatattggGATCCACGATGGGGGCAAAAGATGAAATTGTTGGATATCTGTTGGATATTATTGATAAGCAGATTTTGGAGGAGGATAATGCTTCACTATTGTCTCCAATCACAAAAGATGAAGTCAAAAAGGCTACTTTTGAGTTACATCCACACAAGGCTCCAGGTCCGGACGGGGGTGACTATGGAGTTGTATCAGAAGTGTTGGAAATTCATGGGAGAGGATATATGGCTGGTGGTGGAGGAATTTCGAAGGAAATGCAATTTTGTTAA